Within the Osmerus mordax isolate fOsmMor3 chromosome 6, fOsmMor3.pri, whole genome shotgun sequence genome, the region ggttcctgcaagggtgggaaaaataagttttctcaaaagccccgaatctttcaggtaaaaatGTTGGTTGTAATTTCcagaaatataacaatatgagtccaatgtAATGTTCATATTACATAAAGGTAAAAAAAcgattttgcactgaaattaatgcaaaaacaTTCGCTCGAGTGCTATGCGTGTGAGAATTAATGTGAAGTTCTGATTTCAAATCACATAAAAACCTAGGTCCTAGGTTTgggttaagccccgaatgttcaacgtatggctcggccccttgtggggatgggctggtttgGGCCAGCACTCAACACTCCCGTGCTGAAAATTggtcttgtttttgttttgttaaagcCATAGGGATTCCCACGTACCGTTTACCCACACCATCCTGCCAAGACCTCTTGCCCCCCTTTGCCACCCTATGTAAAACGTTCTAGATCCGCCACTGGTGCCTTGGGAAGCACCAGCAGTGCAGGCAGAGCTGCCGCTCTTTCCTTGTAAAGGGGGTACCGTGCCATCCGCGGACAAGGATGCGGTGCTGTCAGCTCTTCGAGTCGCAAGTAAGCTGAAATTAAATCCGGGTCTCTATTTAATTCTCATTCATGAGTAGGCtagaagtgttttttttttttacatgagggGAATATACTTGATGTGTATGTGCCCTTATCAACCACTGTTGCAAGACTGTTGAAACGCTTGTGAGCAGACACGCTTAGCAGGAGGCAGGGGTCGGGTCATGACCCGGTTGTGCACAATGTTGAAACTGCCGGCGGCTTCACCACCACATGATCTGCTTAAAACTAAACTCAAAGCGTGGAGATGGTCTCGGGCAGAGGAGCAGATGATTAGAAAACAATAAATGGCAATCCTATTTGACTTCAGATAGGGCAGGCCTCAAGTACAGCAATGGATTAGTATTTGCAGTATGTTACTCTATGCATGTTTGATTTGACGGTCAACAGGCTTTGTAGTTTTAACCCCCTATATCAACACAACATTCATTTCAAGAAAGAAACTCGGCCCATGTTTTCACTTTTCACCAGTTAAAATATACTCGTTCAAACCTAACATATTGACTTGTTCTCAACATTAAATTAAAAGGGTTTGTACTATGATAACTTTAGATCTGTTGACGTATGACGTTTTTCAATCAAGGTTGTTGAAGGTCACACCCACCATACTTGATTGCTGTGACTAGAACAGCAGGTGAACTCTATTAGGCTGATTATCTGTATTAAGGTGAGGAGGGTTATTTAAGGGGTAACTGCTTATGATTTTCAGGGTTGAGGTTGTTCAGGTGTGCCTAATAGTTGTAACAATGGTAAGTAAATGATGTTAAGTTGTCTGAATTGCTCTCACCAGAGAATTTAACCACTAAAAAGTTTTGACTTTAACCCCTTACATGTATTTTGAAAAACACCATTCTGTCTTTGATCCACTGACAGAGGGAGTGCATTTCTGTTCACATCGGACAAGCGGGCGTCCAGATGGGCAACTCCTGCTGGGAGCTGTACTGTTTGGAGCATGGCTTCCTGCCAGATGGAACGGTGCATGCATCCAACGCTGCCTCCCTGGCCGACACGTCCTTCGGTACTTTCTTCACTGAAACCGGTACCGGGAAGTACGTCCCCAGAGCCATCTTTATTGATCTGGAGCCGTCGGTCGTGGGTGAGTCTGGAACGCTGCTATGGGGGTGCCAGAGGCCAAGTTTCCTTGATTAATCTCCGAAAGCCATTTCCTCTTCTGTTAATTGTTTCCTGGTTTTTCTTATTAGATGAAGTACGAAATGGTGCCTATCGTCAGTTGTACCACCCTGAGCAACTAATCAGTGGCAAGGAGGATGCAGCTAACAACTATGCCCGCGGGCACTACACCATCGGGAAGGAGATTGTGGAATCCGTCATTGACAGGATGCGTAAAATGGTGAGAATCGCAGATGGATGTTGAGTTTCAAGTACATGTCCTCCAAATGACTGAACTTTTATGAATTGATAATCCGTGTTTGGTCCACACAGGCGGACCAGTGCACCGGACTGCAGGGCTTCCTCATCTTTCACAGCTTTGGCGGGGGGACCGGGTCTGGTTTCACCTCCCTGCTGATGGAGCGTCTGTCTGTGGACTACGGGAAGAAGTCCAAGCTGGAGTTCTCGGTTTACCCTGCCCCCCAGGTGTCCACAGCTGTGGTGGAGCCCTACAACTCCATCCTgaccacccacaccaccctgGAGCACTCGGACTGCTCCTTCATGGTGGACAATGAGGCCATCTTTGACATCTGCAAGCGCAACGTGGGGGTGGAGCGTCCCTCCTACACCAACCTCAACCGCCTGATTGCCCAGATCGTGTCCTCCATAACTGCCTCCCTGCGTTTTGACGGCGCCCTCAACGTGGACCTGACCGAGTTCCAGACCAACCTGGTGCCCTACCCCCGCATCCACTTCCCCCTGGTGACCTACGCCCCCATCATCTCAGCCGAGAAGGCCTACCACGAGCAGCTCTCCGTATCCGAGATCACCAACTCCTGCTTCGAGCCGGCCAACCAGATGGTGAAGTGTGACCCCAGGCGTGGCAAGTACATGGCCTGCTGCCTGCTCTACCGTGGAGACGTTGTCCCCAAGGATGTCAACGCCGCCATCGCTGCCATCAAGACGAGGCGCTCCATCCAGTTTGTGGACTGGTGTCCCACGGGCTTCAAGGTGGGTATCAACTACCAGCCCCCCACCGTGGTTCCTGGAGGGGACCTGGCCAAGGTGCAGAGGGCCGTGTGCATGCTGAGCAACACCACGGCTATCGCCGAGGCCTGGAGCCGACTAGACCACAAGTTTGACCTGATGTACGCCAAGCGTGCGTTCGTGCACTGGTACGTAGGTGAGGGCATGGAGGAGGGCGAGTTCTCTGAGGCCAGGGAGGACATGGCTGCCCTGGAGAAGGACTatgaggaggtgggggcagaCTCTGGAGAtggctgtgaggaggaggaagatgaataTTGAATCTGTTAGGCCTACGTGCTATAACCTGTTACAGTACTATGTGGATTTTGTATTAAAATATACTAAGCATTTACATCAACTTGGTGGTTTTGGCTCAAGGTGTACATAAGCGTTTCTTGACATTGGACCAAAAAACCGGAcgcctatttttttttttgtcctgtACTCTGATCCTCAACCTGTCTGGGATACTTGACGCTGCAACTAATCTAGACATGTCCTACAAGAGTGAACATTGTTGCATTATGAAACTTGACCTCAGCACAGTGAGGAGAGGCACGGCCCGGGCCCTCCCAGATACTC harbors:
- the LOC136943918 gene encoding tubulin alpha chain-like, with product MRECISVHIGQAGVQMGNSCWELYCLEHGFLPDGTVHASNAASLADTSFGTFFTETGTGKYVPRAIFIDLEPSVVDEVRNGAYRQLYHPEQLISGKEDAANNYARGHYTIGKEIVESVIDRMRKMADQCTGLQGFLIFHSFGGGTGSGFTSLLMERLSVDYGKKSKLEFSVYPAPQVSTAVVEPYNSILTTHTTLEHSDCSFMVDNEAIFDICKRNVGVERPSYTNLNRLIAQIVSSITASLRFDGALNVDLTEFQTNLVPYPRIHFPLVTYAPIISAEKAYHEQLSVSEITNSCFEPANQMVKCDPRRGKYMACCLLYRGDVVPKDVNAAIAAIKTRRSIQFVDWCPTGFKVGINYQPPTVVPGGDLAKVQRAVCMLSNTTAIAEAWSRLDHKFDLMYAKRAFVHWYVGEGMEEGEFSEAREDMAALEKDYEEVGADSGDGCEEEEDEY